Genomic segment of Bradyrhizobium sp. SZCCHNS1050:
AGCGGCCTCGTCCACGGACCCGTTCTTGAAAGGAGTGACCAAGGCGGTGAAAGAACCCCGGAAATTCGTCTTGGCTGCCATGAAACTCCCTCCCAAACGCCGTTTGGCCCCTGTGCGAGCCACTTCATACCGGGTCTACCGACGGGGCGGAAGGCCCGCCCGCGGCTGGGCTGCCTTCTCAACAGGCACACGAATCGCGCGAATCGCTTTGCCGAGGCCCGCGATACCCCGCCCCCGGCCCCGCACGCTCCGCACCGACAAAGGCTGATCACCCTTCTCTGACCCGGCGCGGCCGCACGCCGCCCTTCGGTCGTGATTTCGCCGCGGTGTTGGCGCAGGTTGCAGTCCTTCCCAGTATATTTAGGATTTGTTCACCTTTTCGATAGACCCATGTTGGTCAGGGGATCGAAGTCATCCGCCGCAAAAGGAACGCCGTGCCCTTTTCTGCCCGCGCCACTGCATTGCGATCGACCGCCCTGTCGGTGTCACTCTCGGTGTCCTTGGCCGCCGGCCTGACACTCGGATGGGCTCTCGCCGGCCATAGCGCTCTCGCCAAGGACCAGGCCGCTGGGTCCAAGGTTTCGGGATCCAAGGCTCCCGCGACCAAGGTTCCGGTGCCGAAGGCGCGTCCGATCGCGCGCAGCGCGGTTCCGAAGACGAACACCCACGAGGCCGCCGGGACCAGGAGCGAGGTCGACGCGCGGGCCGAAGCGAAGGCCGAGGTCAAGAGCAGCCCCAAAGGCGCCGGCGAGACGCCGCGCGCGGCCCCGAGGGACATCACCCCCAGCGCGGCGGCTGCAAGCCTGCCGGCCCGCCAGCATGCCGCCCTGCCCGCCTCCCGCAAGCTCGTGGTGCCGGCTGCGATCGCCGTGACGTCCTCGACCTCGCAGTCCGACAAGGACGCGCTCGAAAACGTGATCGAGCTCGTCCGCAAGCGCAAGCCCAGCGATGCCACCGAGGTCGTGCAGGCGATCTCGGATCCCGTGGCGCGCAAGCTCGCGGAGTGGGTGATCCTGCGCAGCGACAACAACAATGCCAGCGTGGAGCGCTACCGCGCGTTCATCGCCGCCAACCCGTCCTGGCCGTCACAGACCTTCCTGCGGCGCCGGCTCGAGGCCGCGTTGTGGGACGACAAGCGCGACGATGCCGTGGTGTGGTCCTGGTTCGAGAACGAATCGCCGCTGTCGGCCAAGGGCAAGTTCGCGCTGGCCCGGGTGATGCTCAATCGCGGCGACCGCGCCAATGCCGAGCGCCTGGTGCGCGATGCCTGGCGCAACGACGCGATGTCCGAGGAGACCGAGAACAACATTCTGGATCAGTACGGCGCCCTGCTGTCCGGCGGCGATCACAAGGCGCGGATGGACACGCTGCTGTATGGCAGCGAGCACGAGGCCGCCATGCGCGCTGCCCGGCGGCTTGGCTCGGGCCACGTGGCGCTGGCAAAAGCGCGAATCGCGGCCTACCGCAAAGCCTCCAACAGCCAGAGCCTGCTCGATGCCGTGCCGCGCGAACTCCACGGCGATGCAGGCTACATTTTCAGCCGCATCCAACTGCTGCGGCGCGATGAAAAATTCGCCGAGGCGGCGCAGCTGATGCTGAACGCGCCCAAGGATCCCGGCCGCCTGCACAATCTGGACGAATGGTGGATCGAGCGCCGACTGCTGGCGCGCAAGATGATCGACACCGGCGAATATCGCAGCGCCTACCTGATCGCGCGCGACGCGGCGCTGCCGAACCGCGACATCTACAAGACCGAGCAGGAATTCACCGCGGGCTGGATCGCGCTGCGTTTCCTCAACGATCCGGCCACCGCGGCCCAGCACTTTGCACGGATCGGCGTCGGCAGCGTCAATCCGACCACCCTGGCGCGGGCCGGCTATTGGCAGGGCCGCGCGGCAGAAGCGATGGGGCGCATGCAGGAGGCGCGCGCGGCCTATACGTCGGCCGCCGAGCAGTCCACGAGCTACTACGGACAGTTGGCGCGCGCGAAGCTCGGCCTGCCGCAGCTCGGCCTCAATGCCGCGCCGAGCGGCCGCGGACGCGGCGTCGAACGGCTCGAGGTGGTGCGCGCGGTGCAACTGCTCTACGAGCTCGACGAGGGCGAGGTCGCGATCCCGATCTTCGCCGACATGGGCGACAACGGCGACCCCGACGTGCTGGTCGGAATCGCGGAAATCGCCGCGCGAAACAGCGATGCGCGAGCGATGCTGCTGGTCGGCAAGGCCGCGCTCAATCGCGGACTGCCGTTCGATCATTACGCCTATCCGGTCACGGGCATCCCCGCGTTCCGGGCGCTCGGGCCGGAGGTCGAACAG
This window contains:
- a CDS encoding lytic transglycosylase domain-containing protein, which codes for MPFSARATALRSTALSVSLSVSLAAGLTLGWALAGHSALAKDQAAGSKVSGSKAPATKVPVPKARPIARSAVPKTNTHEAAGTRSEVDARAEAKAEVKSSPKGAGETPRAAPRDITPSAAAASLPARQHAALPASRKLVVPAAIAVTSSTSQSDKDALENVIELVRKRKPSDATEVVQAISDPVARKLAEWVILRSDNNNASVERYRAFIAANPSWPSQTFLRRRLEAALWDDKRDDAVVWSWFENESPLSAKGKFALARVMLNRGDRANAERLVRDAWRNDAMSEETENNILDQYGALLSGGDHKARMDTLLYGSEHEAAMRAARRLGSGHVALAKARIAAYRKASNSQSLLDAVPRELHGDAGYIFSRIQLLRRDEKFAEAAQLMLNAPKDPGRLHNLDEWWIERRLLARKMIDTGEYRSAYLIARDAALPNRDIYKTEQEFTAGWIALRFLNDPATAAQHFARIGVGSVNPTTLARAGYWQGRAAEAMGRMQEARAAYTSAAEQSTSYYGQLARAKLGLPQLGLNAAPSGRGRGVERLEVVRAVQLLYELDEGEVAIPIFADMGDNGDPDVLVGIAEIAARNSDARAMLLVGKAALNRGLPFDHYAYPVTGIPAFRALGPEVEQSVIFSIARQESAFNQAVVSPAQAYGLMQVTPDAGRYVCKRAGVSFDLNRMKTDPVYNAQLGAAELGGLLEDYRGSYIMTFAAYNAGRGSVRKWVERYGDPRDPKVDAVDWVELIPFSETRNYVQRVMENLQVYRARFGGGSRLQIEADLRRGAVVE